CGAAGCATGGAAGGCAGTGACCTACGAATAAAATAGCTCTTAGTTGATTGATTTATGTATGTATGGTATAGAGAAGAACCGATAGAGGGTGCGAATGCATAATTTACCAGCAGGGAGATACTTACCTCACACACAGACGGAAGGACATATTACTGATTTTGTATGCCTCAGTCGAATAGGAATATTCGCCTGATTCATACAAAATGCAGCAATAAGTTCTTCCGACAGTGCATTATGGTAAGTTATCTCCCTGCTGATATTATGCATTTGCGCCCTCTACCGGTTCTTCGTCGTTACATAGGGCTCTAAAAGGCAGAGCCCTTGTAACGACTTGAATACATACTCAGCCTAGTTGTACTGCATAATGATATACGGAGCTCTAATGGATAGACCTTAAGTGCCAACTAGCGCAAACGCTCCCGAAAATACCTGTTCCTGAGTTTCCTCGCCGTCGGCAGAGATGCCGGAGCATTGCTTTGTCATGCTGTCAAGGGCGGCGGGAACTTACCAAAGAATAACACCTAATAGTTTTCATGACTCTGGATGAACCTGGTTTTTGGCAAAGGGCCTCCATAAGTTACTTCAGGCTGCAAAATTGTATATTTTATATCTCTGAATAAGCAAAAATGTAGGCTTGTGTGAAATAGAATCACATAAACCTACATTTATATAATTTATATTATGGTTGTATAAACTAATTCCTTAAATGAGTTTAATTAAGAGAATAATCCATTATACATAATACAAGTTCTCGGAAGGATATACTGCATCACAGGTTACATCAATTCCAAGCTTCTTAAGAATTTGCTCATCATTACGGTTTAACATTACGGTACAGTGAGCCTGTACACCGGTTAAACAGGAAAGCTTTTCGTAAGCCAGCTGTGCAGTGGGATTTGTGACAGCACAGATACTCAGCGCAATCAGTATTTCATTTGCATTCAAGCAGGTAACCTTGCTGTGCAGGTCACGTTCCTTTAGATCCCGAATGGTGTTAAGAATCAAGGGTGATAATAGGAAAATATCATCACTGATACCGGCCAGATACTTAATCGCATTCAGTAATGCGGCTGAGCAGCAGTCCATCGTAGCAGAGCCTTTACCTGTAATAATCGTACCATCTTCAAATTCAAAGGCGATGACAGAAACGGCTTCATTGTCGCCACAGGACTCCTTCAGTTTGGCAGCATATTGCCGTGCTGGTAGTACGCAACGACGATCCTCCTGTTTCAGACCCACCTCTTCCATAATCACCTTCATGCGGTTTAAGGAATCCTCATCCAAAAGCCCCTTTTTGAAATCGCACATAGTTGCAAAATAACGGCGGATGATTTCCTGATGGGAGGCTTCCTGAACAACCGCATCATCAATAATTCCAAAGCCTACGCGGTTTACACCCATATCGGTAGGGGATTGATAGATGGATTCCTTACCGGTGATCTTTTCGATGATACGTCTGATAACAGGGAACATTTCCAGATCGCGGTTATAATTAACGGTTATTTCATGATAACGTTCAAAGTGGAAGTTATCAATCATATTGACATCCTTTAAATCAACGGTAGCTGCCTCATATGCAATATTTAGAGGATGCTTTAACGGTACATTCCATACGGGGAAGGTCTCGAACTTGGAGTATCCGGCAGAAACCCCTTTCTTATACTCATGATAAAGCTGATTTAAGCAGGTTGCCAGCTTTCCGCTGTTGGGTCCTGGAGCCGTAACAACAACAATAGGCTTAGTGGTGGTAACATAGGGATTGATACCATATCCGTTTTCACTAACGATTGTATCCACATCGGCAGGGTATCCCGGAATCTCAGCATGCTTATATACCTTAATATTACGACGTTCTAATTTATTGATAAACACGGTCGTAGCAGGCTGTTTGTTATAGCGAGTGATTACAACACTGTTGACCTCCAGCCCGTAGCTTCTTAAATCGTCCAATAGACGAAGTACTTCCATATCATAGGTAATTCCAAAATCTCCACGGATTTTATTTCGTTCGATATCTCCTGCATATACACATATAATAATCTCGGCTTGATCCTTTAGCTTTTGAAGAAGCTTAATCTTGGCATCCTCATCGAAGCCAGGTAGGACACGTTTTGCATGCTTGTCTCCTATCAGCTTACCGCCAAATTCCAGATACAGTTTGTCGTAATTATTGACGCGTTCTAAAATAAATTTTGACTGCTCATCAATATACTTTTGTGGGTCAAAACCGGTTTTCATATGGTATCCTCCTATTAATATCTTTTAAATTATATCGGTGGTTTCTTATAAGATGGTAAGAAATGATTAGCAGTATACTATGTAGGTTTCATTCGTACTTACTATGTGTATACGACGGTGTAATTTACATTTTACTAATAATATAATGAAATCTCATTTTCACACATACTATATCATAATCCAAAAATAAAAAATGTCAAAGCATTTTTCATGGTATTTACACTTTTTCTACAAAATAATTTTTCTCTTGGTTGGGAGGTATAACAGACTTTCTAAAATTGGTAGTAATAAAGTAAGGTAAATTATATTATGTGTGACTTTGAAGAAATAATTGTTTTACTATGGAGTGACGTAATTATATGATAAAATAGTAAAAAGTACAAAGAGGATGCGTGTGATAATAATAAAAATGGAATGTAACGAAAGTGAGGGCGCAGTATGTGTGGAAGATATAATTTTACAGTGGAGCAAAGTGAGGAAGTAATTGAAATACTAGAAAAGCTGAATGCAAAATTACATGGGAAGGAAGTAAGGACAGGGGAGGTGTTTCCGACCAACCTGGCACCCATTCTGATTGATGAGCATAGAGAAGTAGAACCTGTGGCAAGCATCTGGGGATTCCCTAAGTTTGATCAAAAAGGTGTTATCATTAACGCCAGAGCAGAAACGGCATTTGAGAAGAAAACCTTTCGGGACAGTCTGGTAAACCGAAGATGCATTATTCCCTCCACAGGATTTTATGAATGGGATAAGGAAAAGAAGAAGTATTTATTCAACCTGGAAGGGACAAATACCCTCTATATGGCAGGTCTTTATGCCTTTTATAAGGATGAGATGCGATATGTCATTCTGACTACCGAGGCAAATGAATCCATAAAAGACATTCATACCCGTATGCCGCTTGTAATTCCTAAGAATGAGATTTCCACCTGGATCATGGACCAAAGCGCAACCAATGATTTGCTGAAACGAGTTCCGCCACAGTTAATCCGACAGGTAGTATAAGTATTATGGAAGCAGGAAGGTCAAAAACGTCGAGTAAATAAACAAGGACCTGTTATAATTAAGATATCTTCCGGAAGTAAAAAAAAAGTGGGGGTGAAAATATGGACTATTCCTTTTTTGTGTGGTCAACAGCTTCTTTTATTGAAACTAGGCTAAAGGAGAAGATTGAATACTCTGCATTGGAGAAGACAGTGGGATTCTCCTATCGGCATATTAGAGAAACCTTCAAGGAATGTACGGGCATTACCTTATCTCGCTATATCCTGCTGAGAAAGATTGCAAATTCTGCCTTCGACATAGTTCATACTCCGAAGAGTCTGACAGAGATTGCAGGAGAGTATATGTTTGACAGCTACGATACCTTTACCAGAGCCTATAAAAGGCATATTAGCCTTAACCCATCGGAGTTTCGTAACCCCAACTGTAAGCTTAAGGTGGGAAGACGAAGAATACTAACAGGCTTTTATGCACCCATGATTATGCAGAAGGAGGAGTTTGCAAGAAGACGGGAGGAATGGCTTGTCAATACCTCCGGCAGCACCCCTCAGATAATGGAGAATGATAAATCTATGAAAAATGTTGAAAAATCAAATGACAGTTGCATCTTATACGGAGTTCCGAAGGTGGCATATACCTTTGAGGAATGCACTCCTTTTTGTGTGGCAATGAAATCCTGTCTTAATTATATGGGACAGCAGATTGACTACGCCTATATTATGGCAACAACCGGTGCCGCTTTTCGACTTCGGTGGAATATTAACGAGTGGGATGGCGGTAATGTGGATATCATGAACATCTATGAGAATCCTTATGAAGCCTTTCAGAGGGCCTTTCAAGCTGCCGGACGCAGATATCAGCTACTGAAGAGAGAGGATTCCAGTAAAGAAGAGTTTATACAGTTTATTAAGAAAGAAATAGACGATGGACGGCCAGTAATTGCTTTTGGTATAATCGGACCTCCGGAAGCCTGCCTGATAACCGGATACCGAGATGGAGGGAATACTCTGCTTGGATGGAACTGCTTTCAGGAAAATCAGGAATATGCGGGAAATGTGAAATTGGATGAAAGCGGATATTTTATCACTAGTACATGGTGGGAGAATGAATGCACCGTTGCGCTTATTTCTGTTGGTGAGGAGCAGGAGAAGCTGGGAAGCAGCCGGGATATTCTTGAAAATGCCATTGATATTTTAACCAAAGAGAGGATTACTTTCCGCGATCAGGAGAAGATAACAGCAGAATATGCTGGAGGTCAAAAGGCATATGAAGCCTGGGCAAGCTCAGTGGGTAATGATAAAGAATTCCCTGAGCAAGCAGTACTTCCGATTCTGTTTGAGCGGCTCATGTGTCAGAATGATGCCCAGGTTATGATTTGTGAAGGCCGTTCTTATGCAGCCTGTTATTTTGACAGATTAGCAGGAGAGCATGGAGCAGTTGCCGATAAATGCAAAAAGGTCGCTGAATATTTTCGCAAGGTTGCTGAATGTGGCTTTAAAATGAACGATGCGAAGGGTGGTTTTATGCAGGACGAGGCAGCAGCTCGGAAATTCGCTGAGCCACAGAGCCGCAAAACGACAGTATCACTGATATTAAAGGCAAAGGAATATGAGGAAAAAGCCTGTGGATTGATTAAGGAGATACTATCAGAGCTTTAAGCTATAGCTATAAACGAATTACGATAAGGAGAATGTTAATGAAAACATACAAGAACCTAACCTTTGAATATATAAAAGAGGAAGATATCGATATATTAACACCCATTATGACAAGAGCCTTTGACGAGGATTCACGCATTCATTTGAATAAAGAAAAGGGAGGTCCCGATGGATACGATAACGGGGAATTCCTTCGAAAATATGCTCTGCATAATGATTCTGAGGCATATAAGATTTCTTCAAAGGGGGAAGTAGTAGGTGCTGTAATCGTTTGGATTGATAGAAAGTATAAAAGGAGTTTCCTGGGAAATATATTTGTAGATACAAAGTATCAGAACCAAGGATATGGAAAAGTGATATGGGAGTTTTTGCAGAATGAGTATCCGGATACAGAGGTATGGGGAACAGAAACCCCGGCATTTTCCAGAAGAAACCATAACTTCTATATCAACAAATGCGGCTTTCATGTGATAAGGATTGAGAATCCGAAGGATATTTTAGAGGGATCCTATATCATGGAAAAACGCATGAAATAATCCATTATGAAACCCATTATAAGTAGTCATAAATTAGTGCATTGAATCACAATAACTATTATGTAGAGGCCTATAAAATTAAATATGTAACAGTGAAGAGGATAATAAATATATAAGTATTTATATCCTCTTTTTTTATATAAAGTGGGGGATAATGTGGAAATATCAATTTTTATATATTATAATAAGTGATAATAAAATATTACCAGATCATTATCATAAGAAAGTTAATGATGGTAATGAAGGATATGAGGGGAAGAAATGAATACAAATACATGAA
The nucleotide sequence above comes from Variimorphobacter saccharofermentans. Encoded proteins:
- a CDS encoding SOS response-associated peptidase, whose amino-acid sequence is MCGRYNFTVEQSEEVIEILEKLNAKLHGKEVRTGEVFPTNLAPILIDEHREVEPVASIWGFPKFDQKGVIINARAETAFEKKTFRDSLVNRRCIIPSTGFYEWDKEKKKYLFNLEGTNTLYMAGLYAFYKDEMRYVILTTEANESIKDIHTRMPLVIPKNEISTWIMDQSATNDLLKRVPPQLIRQVV
- a CDS encoding GNAT family N-acetyltransferase encodes the protein MKTYKNLTFEYIKEEDIDILTPIMTRAFDEDSRIHLNKEKGGPDGYDNGEFLRKYALHNDSEAYKISSKGEVVGAVIVWIDRKYKRSFLGNIFVDTKYQNQGYGKVIWEFLQNEYPDTEVWGTETPAFSRRNHNFYINKCGFHVIRIENPKDILEGSYIMEKRMK
- a CDS encoding helix-turn-helix domain-containing protein, which gives rise to MDYSFFVWSTASFIETRLKEKIEYSALEKTVGFSYRHIRETFKECTGITLSRYILLRKIANSAFDIVHTPKSLTEIAGEYMFDSYDTFTRAYKRHISLNPSEFRNPNCKLKVGRRRILTGFYAPMIMQKEEFARRREEWLVNTSGSTPQIMENDKSMKNVEKSNDSCILYGVPKVAYTFEECTPFCVAMKSCLNYMGQQIDYAYIMATTGAAFRLRWNINEWDGGNVDIMNIYENPYEAFQRAFQAAGRRYQLLKREDSSKEEFIQFIKKEIDDGRPVIAFGIIGPPEACLITGYRDGGNTLLGWNCFQENQEYAGNVKLDESGYFITSTWWENECTVALISVGEEQEKLGSSRDILENAIDILTKERITFRDQEKITAEYAGGQKAYEAWASSVGNDKEFPEQAVLPILFERLMCQNDAQVMICEGRSYAACYFDRLAGEHGAVADKCKKVAEYFRKVAECGFKMNDAKGGFMQDEAAARKFAEPQSRKTTVSLILKAKEYEEKACGLIKEILSEL
- a CDS encoding DUF1846 domain-containing protein — protein: MKTGFDPQKYIDEQSKFILERVNNYDKLYLEFGGKLIGDKHAKRVLPGFDEDAKIKLLQKLKDQAEIIICVYAGDIERNKIRGDFGITYDMEVLRLLDDLRSYGLEVNSVVITRYNKQPATTVFINKLERRNIKVYKHAEIPGYPADVDTIVSENGYGINPYVTTTKPIVVVTAPGPNSGKLATCLNQLYHEYKKGVSAGYSKFETFPVWNVPLKHPLNIAYEAATVDLKDVNMIDNFHFERYHEITVNYNRDLEMFPVIRRIIEKITGKESIYQSPTDMGVNRVGFGIIDDAVVQEASHQEIIRRYFATMCDFKKGLLDEDSLNRMKVIMEEVGLKQEDRRCVLPARQYAAKLKESCGDNEAVSVIAFEFEDGTIITGKGSATMDCCSAALLNAIKYLAGISDDIFLLSPLILNTIRDLKERDLHSKVTCLNANEILIALSICAVTNPTAQLAYEKLSCLTGVQAHCTVMLNRNDEQILKKLGIDVTCDAVYPSENLYYV